The Streptomyces sp. SS1-1 genome has a segment encoding these proteins:
- a CDS encoding pyridoxamine 5'-phosphate oxidase family protein codes for MTANWSAFAAADPGFARLVEERFGAFTHHVLATLRRDGSPRTSGLEVRFLDGELWLGMMPDSLKALDLRRDPRFALQANPGEGQSMGGGDVRIAGRAIEVADPARKAAYAEEVEPPEPFHLFRTELTEVVRTSVEDEKYLVVRIWKPGQPVRTIKRT; via the coding sequence ATGACAGCGAACTGGTCCGCCTTCGCCGCCGCCGATCCCGGCTTCGCCCGGCTCGTCGAGGAGCGCTTCGGCGCGTTCACGCACCACGTCCTGGCCACCCTGCGCCGGGACGGCTCCCCGCGCACCTCCGGCCTGGAGGTCCGCTTCCTGGACGGCGAGCTGTGGCTCGGCATGATGCCGGACTCGCTCAAGGCCCTCGATCTGCGCCGCGACCCGCGCTTCGCGCTCCAGGCGAACCCCGGGGAGGGGCAGTCCATGGGCGGCGGCGACGTACGGATCGCGGGGCGCGCCATCGAGGTGGCGGACCCGGCGCGCAAGGCCGCGTACGCGGAAGAGGTGGAACCGCCGGAGCCGTTCCACCTCTTCCGCACCGAGCTGACGGAGGTCGTGCGGACCTCCGTGGAGGACGAGAAGTACCTCGTCGTCCGGATCTGGAAGCCCGGTCAGCCGGTGCGCACGATCAAGCGCACCTAG
- a CDS encoding class II aldolase/adducin family protein yields the protein MHGTPAGPTPPPPLPTDQLRFAMPPMHESVEDERRHRKERLAGALRIFGRMGFEDGVSGHITARDPEFTDCFWVNPFGLPFGHVTVSDLVLANSDGQVVEGRYHVNQAAFTVHSQVHAARPDVVAVAHCHSVHGRALAALGELLDPITQESCAFYEDHALYDAYSGVAVDAAEGRRIAAALGSHKALVLRNHGLLTVGDSVDAAAWWFLSMERSCQVQLTARAAGRPVLIDHRMAVATREQLGGDLVAWINYQPMWQDITRGEPDLLS from the coding sequence ATGCACGGGACGCCCGCCGGGCCCACTCCGCCCCCGCCGCTGCCCACCGATCAGTTGCGGTTCGCCATGCCGCCGATGCACGAGTCCGTCGAGGACGAGCGCCGGCACCGCAAGGAACGGCTCGCCGGGGCGCTGCGGATCTTCGGCAGGATGGGCTTCGAGGACGGTGTCTCCGGACACATCACCGCACGCGACCCCGAGTTCACCGACTGCTTCTGGGTCAACCCGTTCGGGCTGCCCTTCGGCCATGTCACCGTGAGCGACCTCGTCCTCGCCAACTCCGACGGCCAGGTCGTCGAGGGCCGCTACCACGTCAACCAGGCCGCGTTCACGGTGCACTCCCAGGTCCACGCCGCCCGCCCGGACGTCGTCGCCGTCGCCCACTGCCACTCCGTGCACGGCCGGGCCCTCGCGGCGCTGGGCGAGCTGCTCGACCCGATCACCCAGGAGAGCTGCGCCTTCTACGAGGACCACGCGCTCTACGACGCCTACAGCGGCGTCGCCGTCGACGCGGCCGAGGGGCGCCGGATCGCCGCCGCCCTCGGCTCCCACAAGGCCCTCGTGCTGCGCAACCACGGCCTGCTCACCGTCGGCGACTCGGTGGACGCGGCCGCCTGGTGGTTCCTGTCCATGGAGCGCTCCTGCCAGGTGCAGCTGACGGCCCGGGCCGCGGGCCGGCCGGTCCTGATCGACCACCGGATGGCCGTCGCCACCCGCGAACAGCTGGGCGGCGACCTGGTGGCCTGGATCAACTACCAGCCGATGTGGCAGGACATCACCCGGGGCGAACCCGATCTGCTGAGCTGA
- a CDS encoding DUF4429 domain-containing protein, protein MAEISQRDGTWAFDGTTVRITPGLHRSVPLFRRTYGEIAVPLEAVAGVAFEPDRRRGRLRMRLREGADPLLQATGGRLPDASDPYRLAVDTDRTGTAAYLAEEIRGALLLDRVPKEPVAAYLLPGPAVPVSVRSSDGTVSFDGGRVRIDWSDASERVKRAAGPRVIDVDDLVRVEWVPNSGSGDGCLRFVTRQTVFSALPPDKDPYALDLWGSARRDLLTALVATAVTARLPHPSTRPGTAPPAGGTLPAVPAPPGHHDVLLRRLRELGDLHREGVLTDEEFARTKAAVLRGF, encoded by the coding sequence ATGGCCGAGATCAGCCAGCGTGACGGGACCTGGGCCTTCGACGGCACCACCGTCCGGATCACGCCGGGCCTCCACCGTTCCGTGCCGCTGTTCCGGCGGACGTACGGCGAGATCGCCGTGCCCCTGGAGGCGGTCGCGGGCGTCGCGTTCGAACCGGACCGCAGGCGGGGCCGGCTGCGGATGCGGCTGCGCGAGGGGGCCGATCCGCTGCTGCAGGCGACCGGGGGCCGGCTGCCGGACGCCTCGGACCCGTACCGGCTGGCGGTGGACACCGACCGGACGGGGACGGCCGCGTATCTCGCCGAGGAGATCCGCGGCGCGCTGCTGCTGGACCGGGTGCCGAAGGAGCCGGTCGCGGCCTATCTGCTGCCGGGCCCCGCGGTGCCGGTCTCCGTGCGCTCGTCGGACGGCACGGTCTCCTTCGACGGCGGCCGGGTGCGCATCGACTGGTCGGACGCCTCGGAGCGGGTCAAACGGGCGGCGGGCCCGCGCGTCATCGACGTCGACGACCTGGTGCGGGTCGAGTGGGTGCCCAACTCCGGCTCCGGGGACGGCTGTCTGCGCTTCGTGACCCGTCAGACGGTGTTCTCCGCCCTGCCGCCGGATAAGGACCCGTACGCCCTCGATCTGTGGGGCAGCGCGCGCCGCGATCTGCTCACCGCGCTGGTGGCCACGGCGGTCACGGCACGCCTGCCGCATCCGTCCACGCGGCCGGGCACGGCTCCCCCGGCCGGCGGAACGCTGCCCGCGGTCCCGGCGCCGCCCGGCCATCACGACGTCCTGCTGCGCCGGCTGCGCGAGTTGGGCGACCTGCACCGCGAGGGCGTGCTCACGGACGAGGAGTTCGCGCGGACGAAGGCGGCGGTGCTGCGCGGGTTCTGA
- a CDS encoding DoxX family protein, whose product MTYGTHTGTSGGWRETATRYALLPLRVFLGVTFVYAGLDKLTDSAFLKDSGAGSIGDMMRAVRDSAAIPAMVDMALDAPVAFGYAIAFGELAVGLGILVGLLSRLAALGGALISLSLWLTVSWASDPYYYGNDLVYLMAWLPLVLAGAPVFSLDALLRARRRERLALR is encoded by the coding sequence ATGACGTACGGAACGCACACGGGTACCTCCGGCGGATGGCGGGAGACGGCCACCCGCTACGCACTGCTTCCGCTCCGCGTCTTCCTCGGCGTCACGTTCGTCTACGCCGGACTGGACAAGCTGACGGACAGCGCCTTCCTCAAGGACTCCGGGGCCGGGTCCATCGGGGACATGATGCGCGCCGTGCGGGACTCGGCGGCGATCCCGGCCATGGTGGACATGGCCCTCGACGCCCCCGTGGCCTTCGGCTACGCCATCGCCTTCGGTGAACTGGCCGTCGGGCTCGGCATCCTCGTCGGACTCCTCTCCCGGCTGGCGGCCCTGGGCGGCGCGCTGATCTCGCTGAGCCTCTGGCTCACGGTCAGCTGGGCCTCCGACCCCTACTACTACGGCAACGACCTGGTCTATCTGATGGCCTGGCTGCCGCTCGTGCTGGCGGGCGCGCCGGTGTTCTCCCTCGACGCCCTCCTCCGCGCACGCCGGCGGGAGCGCTTGGCACTGCGGTGA
- a CDS encoding PspC domain-containing protein — translation MTDHQHAADSGPEPDAVPPAGTASGRASTGAAGAAREEPRARTGTREAGGEAADAAAAPGPPHRFRRDRPHKMLAGVCAGLGRQCDMDPVIFRITLAVLSATGGIGLIFYGFAWLLVPYEDEDENEVRKLLTGRVDGHALTAVLFALVGCGVFLTMLKNGGVLAFAVVLSFLLAGAGYWSRHRGAPDPDPLAAQAVADAPPEAQAPPVPAAYPSWWRDPIVKDGTHEGGTGYLWGPQDAHDRDLAAAASGGTWSSREQIRARRPAPPRPRGPRRIGGWVFLLALGAGAAGTGGTWHDQPLGTSLQTGLACALAVFGLGIALSAFLGRTGAGTVFLAVVTAGLLAASAALPKDIGTRWVETTWRPATVADVRPEYDLGTGVGTLDLSGVAFEPDGTVGTRADVGVGRLKVIVPKGVTVELSVDVGVGDIQLPGDDSRDVDVAPGKHKELTLEPAKGVKNAGTLDLDLSVGIGQAEVSRAAS, via the coding sequence ATGACAGATCACCAGCACGCCGCGGACTCCGGGCCCGAGCCGGACGCCGTGCCCCCCGCGGGCACCGCGTCCGGCCGGGCGTCCACGGGTGCCGCGGGTGCCGCGCGTGAGGAACCGCGCGCCCGCACGGGCACGCGGGAGGCGGGGGGCGAGGCGGCGGACGCGGCCGCGGCGCCCGGGCCGCCGCACCGGTTCCGGCGGGACCGGCCGCACAAGATGCTGGCCGGGGTGTGCGCGGGTCTGGGACGGCAGTGCGACATGGACCCGGTGATCTTCCGGATCACCCTCGCCGTGCTCTCCGCGACCGGCGGCATCGGCCTGATCTTCTACGGCTTCGCCTGGCTCCTCGTCCCGTACGAGGACGAGGACGAGAACGAGGTGCGCAAGCTGCTCACCGGCCGCGTCGACGGGCACGCGCTGACGGCCGTGCTGTTCGCGCTGGTGGGCTGCGGTGTGTTCCTGACGATGCTGAAGAACGGCGGTGTGCTGGCCTTCGCCGTCGTCCTGTCGTTCCTCCTGGCGGGCGCCGGCTACTGGTCGCGGCATCGCGGCGCCCCCGACCCGGACCCGCTCGCCGCGCAGGCGGTGGCGGACGCCCCGCCGGAGGCGCAGGCGCCGCCGGTCCCGGCCGCCTACCCGTCCTGGTGGCGGGACCCGATCGTGAAGGACGGCACCCACGAGGGCGGCACCGGCTATCTGTGGGGTCCGCAGGACGCCCATGACCGGGACCTGGCGGCGGCCGCGAGCGGCGGCACCTGGAGCAGCCGGGAGCAGATACGGGCGCGCCGCCCGGCCCCGCCCCGGCCGCGCGGTCCCCGCCGGATCGGCGGCTGGGTGTTCCTGCTGGCCCTGGGCGCGGGGGCGGCGGGGACGGGCGGCACCTGGCACGACCAGCCGCTCGGCACCAGTCTGCAGACCGGACTGGCCTGTGCCCTGGCCGTGTTCGGCCTGGGCATCGCGCTCAGCGCGTTCCTGGGCCGTACGGGAGCGGGCACCGTCTTCCTCGCGGTCGTGACGGCGGGTCTGCTGGCCGCGTCGGCGGCCCTGCCGAAGGACATCGGCACCCGCTGGGTCGAGACGACGTGGCGTCCGGCGACGGTGGCGGACGTACGGCCCGAGTACGACCTGGGCACCGGTGTCGGCACCCTCGATCTGAGCGGGGTGGCGTTCGAGCCGGACGGCACGGTCGGCACGCGGGCCGACGTGGGCGTGGGCCGGCTGAAGGTGATCGTCCCGAAGGGGGTCACGGTGGAGCTGAGCGTGGACGTCGGCGTGGGCGACATCCAGTTGCCGGGCGACGACAGCCGGGACGTGGACGTGGCGCCGGGCAAGCACAAGGAGCTGACGCTGGAACCGGCGAAGGGCGTCAAGAACGCGGGCACGCTGGACCTCGACCTGAGCGTCGGGATCGGGCAGGCGGAGGTGAGCCGTGCTGCGTCATGA
- a CDS encoding ATP-binding protein: protein MPEAAAAPLADPRPPRKLYRSSDGRWLGGVARGLAGHLGLPVIWVRLVFVGLFMADGLGALLYAAFWFFVPLGVGGVGAQRTSAFTTETAADGRRRLVARKPDKGQIVALLLMVVVAVVFVGSVDVGNGAKAYLLPAVLVGAGVALVWRQADNARRARWMEVGRRRRTLTLLRAAAGVVLVTTGVSGIFVLQGSAAHLGSILQAALAVLVGITLLAGPYLVRMTQDLSEERLMRIRAQERAEVAAHVHDSVLHTLTLIQRNAENANEVRRLARAQERDLRTWLYKPEGTGKDEADEPTHLADAVRRNAAEVEDKHGVPIEVVVVGDCPLDEKTAAQMQAAREAMVNAAKYGGEGGAVQVYAEVEGRTVFVSVRDRGPGFDLDAIPADRMGVRESIIGRMERNGGTARLRAVPDGGTEVELEMERAEKTS from the coding sequence ATGCCGGAAGCCGCAGCAGCGCCACTCGCCGACCCGCGGCCTCCGCGCAAGCTCTACCGCAGCAGTGACGGACGCTGGCTCGGGGGCGTGGCGCGGGGGCTCGCCGGGCACCTCGGGCTGCCCGTCATCTGGGTGCGGCTCGTCTTCGTCGGCCTGTTCATGGCGGACGGCCTCGGCGCCCTGCTGTACGCCGCGTTCTGGTTCTTCGTCCCGCTCGGCGTCGGCGGCGTCGGCGCGCAGCGCACGTCCGCGTTCACCACGGAGACCGCGGCCGACGGCCGCCGCAGACTCGTCGCCCGCAAACCGGACAAGGGGCAGATCGTCGCGCTGCTCCTCATGGTCGTGGTGGCCGTGGTCTTCGTCGGCAGCGTGGACGTCGGCAACGGCGCCAAGGCGTACCTCCTGCCCGCCGTGCTCGTCGGCGCGGGCGTCGCCCTCGTGTGGCGCCAGGCGGACAACGCGCGCCGGGCCCGCTGGATGGAGGTCGGCCGCCGCCGGCGCACCCTGACCCTGCTGCGCGCCGCCGCCGGCGTCGTCCTCGTCACGACCGGCGTCTCCGGCATCTTCGTGCTCCAGGGCTCCGCCGCCCACCTCGGCTCGATCCTCCAGGCCGCGCTCGCTGTCCTGGTCGGGATAACGCTCCTCGCCGGCCCGTACCTGGTGCGGATGACCCAGGACCTCTCCGAGGAGCGGCTGATGCGCATCCGCGCCCAGGAGCGCGCCGAGGTCGCCGCCCACGTCCACGACTCGGTGCTGCACACCCTGACCCTGATCCAGCGCAACGCGGAGAACGCGAACGAGGTCCGCCGCCTCGCCCGCGCCCAGGAGCGCGACCTGCGCACCTGGCTGTACAAACCCGAGGGCACCGGCAAGGACGAGGCGGACGAACCGACGCACCTCGCCGACGCCGTCCGGCGCAACGCGGCGGAGGTCGAGGACAAGCACGGCGTCCCCATCGAGGTCGTCGTCGTCGGCGACTGCCCCCTCGACGAGAAGACCGCCGCACAGATGCAGGCCGCGCGCGAGGCGATGGTGAACGCCGCCAAGTACGGTGGCGAGGGCGGCGCCGTGCAGGTCTACGCGGAGGTGGAGGGGAGGACCGTCTTCGTCTCCGTCCGGGACCGCGGCCCGGGCTTCGACCTGGACGCGATACCCGCCGACCGCATGGGCGTCAGAGAATCGATCATCGGCCGCATGGAGCGCAACGGCGGCACGGCCCGGCTGCGGGCGGTGCCCGACGGCGGCACGGAGGTCGAGCTGGAGATGGAGAGGGCGGAGAAGACGTCATGA